A single Ketogulonicigenium vulgare WSH-001 DNA region contains:
- the pip gene encoding prolyl aminopeptidase — translation MDKELGHRSATPQLFAPQAPYDQRMLDVGDGHSIYVEQVGNPAGIPVVVLHGGPGGGCSPAMRRYFDPAIYRVVLFDQRGCGRSRPHAQVAANTTWHLVADIELIRATLGIESWVVFGGSWGATLALIYAQSHPTRVRALALRGVFLSTQSELDWFYGGGAGQFWPAQWDRFSTAIPKDERHDLIAAYHRRLFSGDYATEVAFARLWAGWENALAAIDSDGHPSEPPAEYAHAFARLECHYFANGGFLDAQTGIMARMDRIADIPGIIVQGRYDMICPPAAAYRLHQAWPASRLVMVTRAGHALSESGITTELLRAMDFFAEMEPW, via the coding sequence ATGGATAAAGAACTCGGACACAGATCAGCGACGCCGCAGCTATTTGCGCCGCAGGCCCCCTATGACCAGCGCATGCTGGACGTGGGCGATGGGCATTCGATCTATGTCGAGCAGGTGGGTAACCCCGCCGGTATTCCTGTCGTGGTGCTGCATGGCGGGCCGGGGGGCGGGTGCAGCCCCGCGATGCGCCGCTATTTCGACCCTGCCATTTATCGCGTCGTGCTGTTTGACCAGCGCGGATGTGGCCGCTCGCGCCCGCATGCGCAGGTGGCGGCCAATACGACATGGCATCTGGTTGCGGATATCGAGCTGATTCGTGCCACGCTGGGCATTGAAAGCTGGGTGGTATTCGGCGGCAGTTGGGGCGCAACGCTGGCGCTGATCTATGCGCAAAGCCATCCGACGCGCGTACGCGCGCTGGCGCTGCGCGGTGTGTTTTTGTCGACGCAATCGGAACTCGATTGGTTCTATGGCGGCGGCGCAGGGCAGTTCTGGCCGGCGCAATGGGATCGCTTTAGCACCGCTATCCCGAAAGACGAGCGTCACGATTTGATCGCCGCCTATCACCGTCGCCTGTTCAGTGGCGATTACGCGACCGAGGTTGCCTTTGCGCGCCTGTGGGCCGGGTGGGAAAATGCGCTGGCCGCGATTGACAGCGACGGCCATCCGTCCGAGCCGCCCGCCGAATACGCCCATGCCTTTGCGCGGCTGGAATGCCATTATTTCGCGAACGGCGGTTTTCTGGATGCACAGACGGGGATCATGGCGCGGATGGATCGGATCGCCGATATCCCCGGCATTATCGTGCAGGGCCGGTATGACATGATCTGTCCGCCCGCCGCTGCCTATCGCCTGCATCAGGCCTGGCCGGCCAGCCGCCTTGTGATGGTGACCCGCGCCGGTCATGCTTTGTCCGAAAGCGGCATCACGACCGAGCTGCTGCGCGCCATGGATTTCTTCGCGGAGATGGAGCCATGGTAG
- the ubiG gene encoding bifunctional 2-polyprenyl-6-hydroxyphenol methylase/3-demethylubiquinol 3-O-methyltransferase UbiG — protein sequence MSETKTTIDPAEVAKFEAMAAEWWDPNGKFKPLHMLNPCRLDYITAQIAAHFGRDLSDDLPFAGLRLLDIGCGGGLLSEPMARLGATVVGVDAAPRNIPVAKVHAAQVGLDIDYRIGTAEALAAADEQFDIVLNMEVIEHVADPLGFLRACYDLLKPGGLHICSTLNRTPKSFAMAIVGAEYVMGWLPKGTHDWQRFITPNELYDLLAQARLRAIDRTGMVFNPIAWSWSLSARDLSVNYVTAAVRD from the coding sequence ATGTCCGAGACCAAAACCACCATTGACCCCGCTGAGGTCGCAAAATTCGAGGCGATGGCCGCAGAATGGTGGGATCCGAACGGCAAATTCAAACCGCTGCACATGCTGAACCCCTGCCGGTTGGATTATATCACGGCCCAGATTGCGGCACATTTCGGGCGCGATCTGTCGGATGATCTGCCCTTTGCGGGACTGCGGCTGCTCGATATCGGCTGCGGCGGCGGGTTGTTGTCAGAGCCGATGGCGCGTCTTGGGGCGACGGTCGTGGGCGTTGACGCTGCCCCGCGCAATATTCCGGTGGCGAAGGTTCACGCCGCGCAGGTCGGGCTGGATATCGACTATCGCATCGGCACCGCCGAAGCGCTGGCGGCCGCGGACGAGCAATTCGATATCGTGCTGAATATGGAAGTGATCGAACATGTGGCCGATCCCCTTGGCTTTCTGCGCGCCTGTTATGACCTGCTGAAACCGGGCGGCTTGCATATCTGTTCCACGCTGAACCGCACACCCAAAAGCTTTGCCATGGCGATTGTCGGCGCGGAATATGTGATGGGCTGGCTGCCCAAAGGCACGCATGACTGGCAGCGGTTCATCACCCCGAACGAGCTGTATGATCTGCTAGCGCAGGCGCGCCTGCGCGCGATTGATCGCACCGGCATGGTGTTCAACCCAATTGCTTGGAGCTGGAGCCTGTCGGCGCGCGATCTGTCAGTGAATTACGTCACAGCCGCCGTGCGCGACTAA
- a CDS encoding MarR family winged helix-turn-helix transcriptional regulator, whose protein sequence is MSGEGDDLAIVLFSEILMLEQLVSTALSRALPRGMELSHFSVLNHLANTGGEKTPAQLARIFHLTKGAMTNTLRKLEWAGWVHIRPDWDDARRKLVAISPAGRAARDAAVAAIGPLVTEAASAVGPAKVRAALPVLRDLRQKMAQLEAAD, encoded by the coding sequence ATGAGCGGCGAGGGCGACGACCTTGCCATCGTGCTGTTTTCCGAAATTCTGATGCTGGAGCAGCTTGTCTCGACCGCGCTGAGCCGTGCCCTGCCGCGCGGGATGGAGCTGTCGCATTTTTCGGTGCTGAACCATCTGGCGAATACCGGAGGCGAGAAAACCCCCGCCCAGCTTGCCCGCATCTTTCACCTGACCAAAGGCGCGATGACCAATACTTTGCGCAAATTGGAATGGGCGGGTTGGGTGCATATTCGTCCCGATTGGGATGATGCACGGCGCAAACTGGTTGCGATCAGCCCGGCCGGTCGCGCCGCGCGCGACGCCGCCGTTGCCGCCATCGGCCCCCTGGTGACCGAGGCCGCCAGCGCCGTCGGCCCCGCCAAAGTGCGGGCGGCGCTGCCGGTGCTGCGGGACCTGCGCCAGAAAATGGCGCAGCTCGAGGCGGCGGATTAG
- a CDS encoding carbon-nitrogen hydrolase family protein yields MRAGLIQLSVGDDPAQNLAQTLPLLRDAAADGAGFLLTPEVTNCITPSAARRAEVLRREADDPTLDALRNEAARLGVWLSIGSISVKTDEARYANRSFMIDPTGRIVARYDKIHMFDVTVSASEVYRESATFRPGDTVVLVETPFGKVGVTICYDVRFPDLYRSLAQAGADILLVPAAFTPATGAAHWHTLLRARAIENGAYVLAAAQTGTHPSTVPVDQPRRTYGHTLAVSPWGEVLVDAGEAVGFTCVDLDLAAVADARARIPALTHDRPYTLDIKS; encoded by the coding sequence ATGCGGGCCGGGCTGATCCAACTGTCGGTGGGCGATGATCCGGCCCAAAACCTTGCGCAGACGCTGCCGCTGTTGCGCGATGCTGCGGCGGACGGCGCGGGGTTCCTGCTGACGCCCGAGGTGACGAATTGCATCACCCCCTCCGCCGCCCGCCGTGCCGAGGTGCTGCGGCGCGAGGCGGACGACCCCACACTGGATGCCCTGCGCAACGAGGCGGCGCGGCTGGGCGTCTGGCTGTCGATCGGCTCGATCTCGGTAAAAACCGACGAGGCGCGCTATGCCAATCGCAGCTTTATGATTGATCCCACCGGCCGGATCGTCGCGCGCTATGACAAGATCCATATGTTCGATGTGACGGTCTCGGCCAGTGAAGTGTATCGCGAATCCGCGACTTTCCGCCCCGGTGACACGGTTGTTCTGGTCGAAACGCCCTTTGGCAAAGTCGGCGTAACGATCTGTTATGACGTGCGTTTTCCAGATCTTTACCGCAGTCTTGCGCAGGCGGGGGCCGATATCTTGCTGGTGCCTGCTGCCTTTACCCCCGCGACGGGTGCCGCGCATTGGCACACGCTGCTGCGCGCCCGCGCGATTGAAAACGGCGCCTATGTGCTGGCGGCGGCGCAAACCGGCACGCATCCCTCTACCGTGCCTGTTGATCAACCCCGGCGCACCTATGGCCATACCTTGGCCGTCTCGCCTTGGGGTGAGGTCCTCGTCGATGCGGGCGAGGCGGTCGGGTTCACCTGCGTCGATCTGGATCTGGCTGCGGTGGCCGATGCCCGTGCGCGCATCCCTGCACTGACCCATGACCGCCCCTATACGCTGGACATAAAATCATGA
- the grxC gene encoding glutaredoxin 3, giving the protein MKPVQIYTTPTCGYCAAAKRLLTSKGVSYAEVDVAAHPARRAEMMERAGGRRTVPQIFIDGQHVGGCDDLYELNETGKLDPMLQD; this is encoded by the coding sequence ATGAAACCCGTTCAAATCTATACCACCCCGACCTGTGGCTATTGCGCCGCCGCCAAACGCCTGTTGACCAGCAAGGGCGTCAGCTATGCCGAGGTGGATGTCGCTGCCCATCCCGCGCGCCGCGCCGAGATGATGGAGCGCGCCGGCGGCCGCCGCACCGTGCCCCAGATTTTCATTGACGGTCAGCATGTTGGTGGCTGCGATGACCTGTATGAACTGAACGAGACGGGCAAACTTGACCCGATGTTGCAGGACTAA
- a CDS encoding ComF family protein, with translation MQKMIVGRLMDRIAHVIYPPGCMGCAAPVVGENALCGPCWAAAGFIAGASCTLCAVPLPGAGDAVCDACLYHAPPWDRGRALMVYEGLARQLILQLKHADRTDLAPALSSWLMRRAGDWLPGAVIVPVPLHWTRLLRRRYNQAALLAQGLSARGGADVAVDALVRLRRTKALEGHSRAARYRALDGAIHPHPQRGVRMQGRDVVIVDDVMTSGATLAAATLAARAAGATSVSVLALARVVKSR, from the coding sequence ATGCAAAAGATGATCGTCGGTCGGCTGATGGATCGAATTGCGCATGTGATCTATCCGCCCGGCTGCATGGGATGCGCCGCACCGGTGGTGGGGGAAAATGCGCTGTGCGGGCCCTGCTGGGCTGCCGCGGGTTTTATCGCCGGGGCAAGTTGTACACTGTGTGCGGTGCCGCTGCCGGGGGCGGGCGATGCAGTCTGCGATGCGTGCCTGTATCACGCGCCGCCCTGGGATCGGGGGCGCGCGCTGATGGTATATGAGGGATTGGCGCGGCAGTTGATCCTGCAGTTGAAACACGCGGACCGGACGGATCTGGCACCGGCCTTGTCCAGTTGGTTGATGCGGCGCGCAGGTGATTGGTTGCCCGGCGCGGTGATCGTGCCGGTGCCGCTGCATTGGACGCGGTTGCTGCGGCGGCGCTATAATCAAGCGGCGCTGCTGGCGCAGGGGCTGTCCGCGCGGGGGGGCGCGGATGTTGCGGTCGATGCGCTGGTGCGGCTGCGGCGCACAAAGGCGCTGGAGGGGCACAGCCGCGCGGCGCGTTATCGCGCGTTGGATGGTGCGATTCACCCGCACCCCCAGCGCGGCGTGCGGATGCAGGGGCGAGATGTGGTGATCGTCGATGATGTGATGACCAGCGGCGCGACACTGGCGGCGGCAACCTTGGCCGCACGGGCGGCGGGTGCGACATCGGTTTCGGTTCTGGCACTGGCCCGCGTGGTGAAATCGCGTTAA
- a CDS encoding methyltransferase domain-containing protein, translating to MERLTDQTALALHRRRALRAPALFLREIIRDEVQERLALVNRSFTAPLVVTDFPALWPDLPAQAPQGDHLPLPGAAHDLIVLDSLLHWANDPIGLLVQARHALRPDGLLIAPLFGGQTLHQLRAALAEAEVALTGGLSPRVLPMGEIRDLGALLQRAGLALPVADSVTLEVTHPHLFALAADLRGMGEQNALAARLRRPTPRTLFLRTAQIMNDRFSDMDGKIRSTFEIVFLTGWAPSPDQPQPLRPGSARHHLSEVLARLAPSSVDGAPKITD from the coding sequence ATGGAACGACTGACCGATCAGACCGCCCTTGCCCTGCACCGTCGCCGCGCTTTGCGCGCCCCCGCGCTGTTCCTGCGCGAGATCATCCGCGATGAGGTGCAGGAGAGGCTCGCGCTGGTTAACAGAAGCTTTACGGCGCCGCTGGTAGTGACGGATTTTCCTGCGCTCTGGCCCGATTTGCCCGCGCAGGCGCCCCAAGGCGATCACCTGCCCCTGCCCGGTGCAGCCCATGACCTGATCGTACTGGATAGCCTGCTGCATTGGGCGAATGATCCGATCGGTCTGCTGGTGCAGGCCCGCCACGCCTTGCGCCCTGACGGCTTGCTGATCGCGCCGTTGTTTGGCGGCCAAACGCTGCATCAACTGCGCGCCGCGCTGGCCGAGGCCGAGGTCGCGCTGACCGGCGGCCTGTCGCCGCGCGTGCTGCCGATGGGCGAGATCCGCGACCTTGGTGCGCTGCTGCAACGTGCGGGGCTGGCTCTGCCGGTGGCCGATAGCGTAACGCTGGAGGTGACACATCCGCATCTATTCGCGCTGGCCGCCGATCTGCGCGGCATGGGCGAGCAGAACGCGCTGGCTGCCCGCCTGCGCCGCCCGACGCCGCGCACCCTGTTTCTGCGCACGGCCCAGATCATGAATGATCGCTTTTCCGACATGGACGGAAAGATCCGATCAACCTTTGAGATCGTATTCTTAACCGGATGGGCGCCCTCGCCCGACCAACCGCAACCCCTGCGCCCCGGCAGTGCCCGCCATCACCTTTCCGAGGTTCTGGCCCGCCTTGCCCCGTCATCGGTTGACGGCGCGCCCAAAATAACTGACTGA
- the hemH gene encoding ferrochelatase, whose protein sequence is MLNVTQGDSKIGVLIANLGTPDATDYWSVRRYLNEFLSDKRVIDYPAWLWQPILQLLILSRRPYATGANYKLIWDNERDESPLRTITRDQTDGIRAALHAQFGDRVVVDFCMRYGNPSTPAKLQEMVDAGCDKIVFFPLYPQFSTATTATANDKLFEAAQKTLKQPAIRTVQPYFHEPDYIAALANSIRTGIAASGKEHDLLVCTYHGMPERYIRMGDPYRDQCLETTRLLRAELGWDEDRIITTFQSRFGPEEWLKPYTVDHVAELAKAGKKSIAICSPAFSADCIETLEEINGEICESFEHAGGEVFTYIPCLNANPDHVALLTRLVTDNLKGWI, encoded by the coding sequence ATGTTGAACGTGACCCAAGGTGACAGCAAGATCGGTGTATTGATCGCCAATCTAGGAACCCCGGACGCAACCGATTATTGGTCAGTGCGCCGCTATCTGAATGAATTCCTGTCGGATAAACGGGTCATCGACTATCCTGCGTGGCTGTGGCAACCGATCCTGCAACTGCTGATCCTGTCGCGCCGCCCCTATGCGACCGGCGCCAATTACAAGCTGATCTGGGATAACGAGCGGGATGAAAGCCCGCTGCGCACCATTACCCGCGATCAAACCGATGGCATCCGCGCCGCGCTGCACGCGCAATTCGGCGACCGTGTCGTGGTTGATTTCTGTATGCGCTATGGCAATCCCTCGACCCCGGCAAAGCTGCAAGAGATGGTCGATGCGGGCTGCGACAAGATCGTGTTCTTCCCGCTCTATCCGCAGTTTTCCACCGCAACGACCGCGACCGCCAATGACAAACTGTTCGAGGCCGCGCAAAAGACGCTGAAACAGCCCGCGATCCGCACCGTTCAGCCCTATTTCCACGAGCCGGACTATATCGCCGCGCTGGCCAATTCGATCCGCACCGGCATTGCCGCGTCGGGCAAGGAACACGACCTGTTGGTCTGCACCTATCACGGCATGCCCGAGCGTTATATCCGCATGGGCGACCCCTATCGCGACCAATGCCTTGAGACCACGCGCCTTTTGCGCGCGGAACTGGGCTGGGACGAGGATCGGATCATCACGACCTTTCAGTCGCGGTTTGGCCCCGAGGAATGGCTAAAGCCCTATACCGTCGACCACGTCGCAGAGCTGGCCAAAGCAGGCAAAAAAAGCATCGCCATCTGCTCGCCCGCATTTTCGGCCGATTGCATCGAGACGCTGGAAGAAATCAACGGCGAGATCTGCGAGAGCTTTGAACATGCCGGCGGCGAGGTCTTCACCTATATCCCCTGCCTGAACGCCAATCCCGATCACGTCGCGTTGCTGACGCGCCTTGTCACCGACAACCTAAAGGGTTGGATCTGA
- a CDS encoding L,D-transpeptidase, which produces MEDTFKTGLSRRRFIASGVTLGVAALAAPALAMENTTQMEAPISQSVQRNVSAFHMRDWRPYFTDLRNGAILCDLESRAVHFWSQDESIYRLYPSSVPLDETLTRRGRTQVVEMRENPTWRPTPSMRERNPEWPAVVPGGDPMNPLGVRALYLSWEYYRIHGTHDTRKIGRPSSNGCVGLYNEHIIELYGFARNGTQVYVL; this is translated from the coding sequence ATGGAAGACACGTTCAAAACAGGGCTGAGCCGCCGTCGCTTCATCGCATCAGGCGTGACATTGGGGGTGGCCGCGCTGGCGGCACCGGCGCTTGCCATGGAAAACACCACGCAGATGGAGGCGCCGATTTCGCAATCGGTGCAGCGTAACGTCTCGGCGTTCCACATGCGCGATTGGCGGCCCTATTTCACCGATCTGCGCAACGGTGCCATCTTGTGCGATCTGGAATCGCGCGCGGTGCACTTTTGGTCGCAGGACGAAAGCATCTATCGCCTGTATCCCTCGTCCGTCCCGCTGGACGAGACGCTGACCCGCCGCGGCCGCACCCAAGTCGTGGAAATGCGCGAGAACCCGACCTGGCGTCCGACCCCGTCGATGCGCGAGCGTAACCCCGAATGGCCCGCCGTGGTGCCGGGCGGCGATCCGATGAACCCGCTGGGCGTGCGCGCGCTGTATCTGTCGTGGGAATATTACCGCATTCACGGCACGCATGACACGCGCAAGATCGGTCGTCCGTCCTCGAACGGCTGTGTCGGTCTTTATAACGAGCACATCATCGAACTTTACGGCTTTGCCCGTAACGGCACCCAAGTTTACGTGCTGTAA
- a CDS encoding CAP domain-containing protein, producing MLRRAFLSAIALSFVAACTSGATRARIGPDGLPLPTIYRIGPEQAAAIPFRMLESINTLRSARGASPLQLDAQLNAAAATHSRDMAIQNRPWHFGSDGSSPLDRLRRVGYPGALVGEAISESYENEIQTLSVWMENPDIRDVILDSSATRMGLAWLQEDGGKIWWTLVIAR from the coding sequence ATGCTGCGCCGTGCTTTTTTGTCTGCGATTGCTTTGTCCTTTGTCGCCGCCTGCACCAGCGGCGCTACGCGTGCACGCATCGGGCCTGACGGCCTGCCGCTGCCAACCATCTATCGCATCGGGCCCGAGCAGGCCGCCGCGATCCCGTTCCGTATGCTGGAATCGATCAATACGCTGCGGTCTGCGCGCGGCGCATCGCCCCTGCAACTGGATGCGCAGCTGAACGCGGCCGCCGCGACCCATTCGCGCGACATGGCGATTCAGAACCGCCCGTGGCACTTTGGCTCGGACGGCTCGTCGCCGCTGGATCGGCTGCGCCGCGTCGGCTATCCGGGCGCGCTGGTGGGCGAGGCAATCTCGGAATCCTACGAGAACGAGATCCAAACCCTGTCGGTCTGGATGGAAAACCCCGATATCCGTGATGTCATTTTGGACAGCAGCGCGACCCGCATGGGCCTTGCCTGGCTGCAAGAAGACGGCGGCAAAATCTGGTGGACATTGGTGATCGCCCGTTAA
- a CDS encoding L,D-transpeptidase family protein has translation MIIPDPNTPVTHLLAYKGNRSLYLMANDTVVRSYNFGLGFQPVGHKQFEGDGKTPEGIYTMDRRNPRSAYHLSVGISYPNLADREYAKQYNRSPGGDIFIHGTPQRFVGAGDWTVGCMAVTNAEVEEIYRLVPLGARIHIFS, from the coding sequence GTGATTATACCTGACCCCAATACGCCGGTGACGCATTTGCTGGCCTATAAGGGGAACCGTAGCCTCTATCTGATGGCGAATGATACGGTCGTGCGCAGCTATAATTTCGGCCTTGGCTTTCAGCCCGTGGGGCACAAACAGTTCGAAGGCGACGGTAAAACGCCCGAGGGGATCTATACGATGGATCGCCGCAATCCGCGCAGCGCCTATCATCTGTCGGTGGGTATTTCCTATCCGAACCTTGCTGATCGCGAATATGCCAAACAGTATAATCGCAGCCCCGGCGGCGATATCTTTATCCATGGCACACCGCAGCGCTTTGTGGGCGCGGGCGACTGGACGGTCGGCTGTATGGCCGTGACCAATGCCGAGGTCGAAGAGATCTACCGCCTGGTACCGCTGGGTGCGCGCATCCACATTTTCTCGTGA
- a CDS encoding class I SAM-dependent RNA methyltransferase, whose amino-acid sequence MPIIEALTHHAMGRLADGTLVPRTLPGEEVEVKDDGSARIITPSPRRVAPPCRHFKTCGGCAMQHADDAFVADWKAEIVARALAGQQLSGEIAGTLTSPARSRRRAKFTGRRNKSGGVIGFKARGSDMLVEVPDCQLIVPEIAALMPALAEVANLAASRKAEAGLLVTQSTAGADLQVESERTLTPELVGDLARIAERAGFARITWGQESAVLRAPPVQNMGAAPVVPPPGSFLQATAEGENTLLNKVREAIGDASRVVDLFAGCGTFSLPLASKTEVHAVESVAPMIEALQRGWRAAGGLRKLTTEVRDLFRNPLLPIDLKDFDAAIIDPPRAGAEAQVRQLAAASVPVIAMVSCNPVTFARDARILVEAGFQMGPIWVVDQFRWSTHVELVTRFTRV is encoded by the coding sequence ATGCCGATTATCGAGGCGCTGACACATCACGCGATGGGCCGTCTGGCCGATGGTACTTTGGTGCCGCGCACCCTGCCCGGCGAAGAGGTCGAGGTGAAGGATGACGGTTCTGCCCGGATCATCACCCCCTCGCCTCGCCGCGTGGCACCGCCTTGCCGTCATTTCAAAACCTGTGGCGGCTGCGCCATGCAACACGCGGACGATGCCTTTGTCGCGGACTGGAAGGCCGAGATTGTCGCCCGTGCCCTTGCCGGTCAGCAGTTGAGCGGCGAGATTGCGGGCACCCTTACCTCGCCCGCCCGCAGCCGTCGCCGCGCAAAATTCACCGGGCGCCGCAACAAATCCGGCGGTGTCATCGGCTTCAAGGCGCGCGGTTCGGACATGCTGGTCGAGGTGCCCGATTGCCAGTTGATCGTACCGGAAATCGCCGCGCTGATGCCCGCACTGGCCGAGGTTGCGAACCTTGCCGCCTCGCGCAAGGCGGAGGCGGGCCTTCTGGTCACGCAATCCACCGCCGGTGCCGATTTGCAGGTCGAGAGTGAACGGACGCTGACGCCCGAGCTGGTCGGCGATCTGGCCCGCATCGCGGAACGTGCGGGTTTTGCGCGAATCACCTGGGGTCAAGAGAGTGCTGTTTTGCGCGCCCCGCCTGTCCAAAACATGGGCGCGGCCCCCGTAGTGCCGCCGCCCGGATCATTTTTGCAGGCGACCGCCGAGGGGGAAAATACCCTGCTAAATAAGGTGCGCGAGGCCATAGGTGATGCGTCCCGTGTGGTCGATCTGTTTGCGGGCTGCGGCACATTCTCGCTGCCCCTTGCGAGTAAAACCGAGGTTCACGCCGTCGAAAGTGTCGCCCCCATGATCGAGGCACTGCAGCGCGGTTGGCGCGCCGCGGGCGGCTTGCGCAAGCTGACGACCGAGGTGCGCGACCTGTTTCGCAACCCGCTTTTGCCAATTGATCTCAAAGACTTTGACGCGGCGATTATCGACCCGCCCCGCGCCGGGGCCGAGGCGCAGGTGCGCCAACTGGCTGCCGCAAGCGTGCCGGTGATTGCCATGGTATCGTGCAATCCCGTGACCTTTGCCCGCGATGCGCGCATTCTGGTCGAGGCGGGTTTTCAGATGGGCCCGATCTGGGTCGTCGATCAGTTCCGCTGGTCGACCCATGTCGAGCTGGTGACCCGTTTCACAAGGGTGTGA
- a CDS encoding CCA tRNA nucleotidyltransferase, which produces MKLDADWLHHSALQDICATLTGAGHQAWFVGGCVRNAVIGGGATDVDMATDATPAQVKAALSGLRTVDTGIDHGTITVLTAQGPVEITTFRRDVETDGRHARVVFGTDLAEDAARRDFTMNALYAAPDGTLADPVGGLPDALSGTVRFIGDAPTRIREDYLRILRFFRFHAWYGEAGAIDADGLAACAELADGIEGLSRERVGAEMRKLLSAPDPAPAIAAMAQSGVLLRILPGAGLGTLPALVHIEGLMALPPAPMRRLAAIGGEDAARLLRLSNAEARVLAQMQNPQPLHEAAYRYGADIALDMAVITYASLSQMPPADLRARAGWAAAQKFPLKSSDLPLSGPALGQALRAAEARWIASDFSLGKDELKG; this is translated from the coding sequence ATGAAGTTAGACGCCGATTGGCTGCACCACAGCGCTTTGCAGGACATATGTGCCACGCTGACCGGCGCGGGACATCAGGCGTGGTTTGTGGGTGGCTGTGTGCGTAATGCGGTGATTGGCGGTGGCGCGACGGATGTCGATATGGCCACTGACGCAACGCCTGCGCAGGTTAAAGCCGCATTATCCGGTCTTCGCACCGTTGATACCGGCATCGATCATGGCACAATCACCGTGCTGACCGCGCAGGGCCCGGTCGAGATCACCACATTTCGCCGCGATGTCGAAACGGACGGGCGCCATGCGCGCGTCGTATTCGGCACCGACTTGGCCGAGGATGCGGCGCGACGCGATTTCACCATGAACGCACTTTACGCCGCGCCCGATGGCACGCTGGCCGATCCGGTGGGCGGCCTGCCCGATGCCCTGTCGGGCACCGTTCGTTTTATCGGCGATGCGCCGACCCGCATCCGCGAGGATTACCTGCGCATCCTGCGGTTCTTCCGCTTTCACGCGTGGTACGGCGAGGCTGGGGCGATTGATGCGGACGGTCTTGCCGCCTGCGCCGAGCTTGCCGACGGGATCGAGGGGCTCTCGCGCGAACGCGTCGGGGCCGAGATGCGCAAACTGTTGTCCGCGCCCGACCCCGCGCCCGCCATTGCGGCGATGGCGCAGTCGGGCGTGCTGCTGCGTATCCTGCCGGGCGCGGGCCTCGGCACCCTGCCCGCGCTGGTGCATATCGAGGGGCTAATGGCCCTGCCGCCCGCGCCCATGCGCCGCCTTGCCGCGATCGGCGGCGAAGATGCGGCTCGCCTGCTGCGCCTGTCGAATGCCGAGGCGCGCGTGCTGGCGCAAATGCAAAACCCGCAGCCATTGCATGAGGCGGCCTATCGGTATGGCGCGGATATCGCGCTGGATATGGCCGTGATTACCTATGCCAGCCTGTCGCAAATGCCGCCCGCTGATCTGCGCGCCCGCGCGGGTTGGGCGGCAGCGCAAAAATTTCCGCTTAAATCCAGCGACCTACCCCTGTCCGGCCCCGCATTGGGGCAGGCCCTGCGCGCGGCTGAAGCGCGCTGGATCGCATCCGATTTCTCCCTAGGCAAAGACGAACTGAAGGGTTGA